One region of Flavobacterium sp. KACC 22763 genomic DNA includes:
- the purL gene encoding phosphoribosylformylglycinamidine synthase, translating into MIHFFENQSKTVFAVQTQNEISAQDISKLNWLFADASKIEKSALTGFFVGPRATMITPWSTNAIEITQNMGISGIIRIEEFHPATEDFTDFDPMLSQKFNELDQEIFTINIQPEPILEIDDIATYNKVEGLALSEEEVDYLNNLSTKLGRKLTDSEIFAFSQANSEHCRHKIFNGTFVIDGEEKETSLFKLIKKTSQENPNDIVSAYKDNVAFVKGPKVQQFAPKSADKPDFYEIKEFDSVISLKAETHNFPTTVEPFNGAATGSGGEIRDRLAGGQGSLPLAGTAVYMTSYSRLKEDRKWENAVEERKWLYQTPMDILIKASNGASDFGNKFGQPLITGSVLTFEHEEENRKIGYDKVIMQAGGIGYGKLDQSIKKKPQEGDKIVILGGENYRIGMGGAAVSSADTGAFGSGIELNAIQRSNPEMQKRAANAIRGLVESDNNPIVSIHDHGAGGHLNCLSELVEETGGLIDLDKLPVGDPTLSAKEIIGNESQERMGLVIGQKDIDTLQRIADRERSPMYQVGDVTGDHRFTFESKTNGSKPMDYALEDFFGSSPKTVMIDKTVDRKYADVAYIATDFESYLKDVLRLEAVASKDWLTNKVDRCVGGKVAKQQNAGPLQLPLNNVGVMALDYLGKEGIATSIGHAPIAALIDPVAGSRNAIAESLSNLIWAPIKDQLKGVSLSANWMWACKNEGEDARLYEAVQGCSDFAIELGINIPTGKDSLSMKQKYPNDEVIAPGTVIISAAGNCTDIRKVVEPVLQKNGDSIYYINLSQDDFKLGGSSFAQIRNTIGNETSTIKDASFFKNAFNTIQELIGESQILAGHDIGSGGLITTLLELCFADVNLGAKIDFSAFAEKDLLKILFAENIGIVFQAKSDAAVETKLKANNVEFFKIGSVTSTATLEVGNWNLDIPTYRDVWFETSYLLDQKQSKNGRAQARFENYKNQVLNYTFPTHFTGKKPEIDNSKPRPKAAIIREKGSNSEREMANAMYLAGFDVKDVHMTDLISGRETLEDIQFIGAVGGFSNSDVLGSAKGWAGAFLYNEKAKTALDNFFKRKDTLSVGICNGCQLFMELEVINPEHEVHGKMHHNESQKHESIFTSVTVQKNNSVMLSTLAGSTLGVWVSHGEGKFKLPYAEDQYNIVSKYAYEGYPANPNGSDYNTAMMCDKTGRHLVMMPHIERSTFQWNWAHYPKDRNDEVTPWHEAFVNARKWIEKN; encoded by the coding sequence ATGATCCATTTCTTTGAAAACCAAAGCAAAACTGTTTTTGCCGTACAAACGCAAAACGAAATTTCAGCTCAAGACATTTCAAAATTAAACTGGCTTTTTGCCGACGCAAGTAAGATCGAAAAATCTGCATTGACAGGTTTCTTTGTTGGTCCTCGCGCTACTATGATTACACCTTGGAGTACAAATGCTATAGAAATTACTCAAAACATGGGGATTTCTGGCATTATCAGAATCGAAGAATTTCATCCTGCAACGGAAGATTTTACTGATTTTGACCCAATGCTTTCTCAAAAATTCAATGAATTAGATCAAGAAATCTTCACTATCAACATTCAGCCAGAACCAATTTTGGAGATTGATGATATTGCAACTTACAACAAAGTAGAAGGTTTAGCTTTAAGCGAAGAAGAAGTTGATTACTTAAACAATCTTTCGACTAAACTTGGAAGAAAATTAACGGATTCTGAGATTTTTGCTTTCTCTCAAGCAAACTCAGAGCACTGCCGTCACAAAATCTTCAACGGAACTTTTGTGATTGACGGTGAAGAAAAAGAGACTTCTCTTTTCAAATTAATCAAAAAAACATCTCAGGAAAATCCTAACGATATTGTGTCTGCTTACAAAGACAACGTTGCTTTTGTAAAAGGACCAAAAGTGCAGCAATTTGCACCAAAATCGGCAGACAAACCTGATTTTTACGAAATAAAAGAATTTGATTCGGTTATCTCATTAAAAGCCGAAACACACAATTTCCCAACAACAGTAGAGCCTTTCAACGGAGCTGCAACAGGATCTGGAGGAGAAATTCGTGACCGTTTAGCGGGAGGACAAGGATCTTTGCCATTAGCCGGAACTGCAGTTTACATGACTTCATATTCTCGTTTGAAAGAAGACAGAAAATGGGAAAATGCTGTTGAAGAAAGAAAATGGTTGTACCAAACGCCAATGGACATTTTAATCAAAGCTTCAAACGGAGCTTCTGATTTCGGAAATAAATTTGGCCAGCCGCTTATTACAGGTTCTGTTTTAACTTTCGAACACGAAGAGGAAAACCGTAAAATTGGTTACGATAAAGTAATCATGCAAGCGGGTGGAATTGGATACGGAAAACTAGATCAATCAATTAAAAAGAAACCACAAGAAGGCGATAAAATTGTAATTCTTGGTGGAGAAAATTATAGAATCGGAATGGGTGGTGCTGCGGTTTCTTCTGCAGATACAGGAGCTTTCGGTTCAGGAATTGAGTTAAATGCGATTCAGCGTTCAAACCCAGAAATGCAAAAACGTGCTGCAAACGCGATACGTGGTTTGGTGGAAAGTGACAATAACCCAATTGTTTCTATTCACGATCACGGAGCGGGAGGACACTTAAACTGTCTTTCTGAATTGGTGGAAGAAACTGGAGGTTTAATCGATTTAGATAAATTGCCTGTTGGAGACCCAACACTTTCTGCAAAAGAAATTATCGGTAACGAATCTCAGGAAAGAATGGGATTGGTTATTGGTCAAAAAGATATCGATACATTACAAAGAATCGCTGACAGAGAGCGTTCGCCAATGTATCAGGTTGGAGATGTAACGGGAGATCACCGTTTTACATTCGAATCTAAAACAAATGGTTCAAAACCGATGGATTATGCTTTAGAAGATTTCTTCGGAAGTTCTCCAAAAACGGTTATGATAGATAAAACGGTTGACAGAAAATATGCTGATGTTGCTTACATCGCTACAGATTTCGAAAGCTATTTAAAAGATGTTTTACGTTTAGAAGCTGTTGCTTCAAAAGACTGGTTGACGAATAAAGTTGACCGTTGTGTTGGAGGAAAAGTAGCTAAACAACAAAATGCTGGTCCGTTACAATTGCCTTTAAATAATGTTGGAGTAATGGCTCTGGATTATTTAGGAAAAGAAGGTATTGCAACTTCTATCGGGCACGCTCCTATTGCGGCTTTGATTGATCCAGTTGCTGGATCTAGAAATGCAATTGCAGAATCATTATCAAACTTGATTTGGGCACCAATTAAAGATCAGTTAAAAGGAGTTTCATTATCTGCAAACTGGATGTGGGCTTGTAAAAACGAAGGTGAAGATGCTCGTTTATACGAAGCTGTACAAGGATGTTCAGATTTTGCAATTGAATTAGGAATCAATATTCCAACAGGAAAAGATTCACTTTCAATGAAACAAAAATATCCAAACGATGAAGTAATTGCGCCGGGAACGGTTATTATTTCTGCGGCTGGAAACTGTACAGATATTAGAAAAGTGGTTGAACCTGTTTTACAGAAAAACGGAGATTCAATCTATTATATCAATTTGTCTCAAGATGATTTCAAACTTGGAGGTTCATCTTTTGCACAAATCAGAAATACAATTGGAAACGAAACGTCTACAATTAAAGATGCTTCTTTCTTCAAAAATGCATTTAATACAATTCAGGAATTAATCGGCGAAAGCCAAATTTTAGCAGGTCACGATATCGGAAGCGGTGGTTTAATCACTACTTTATTAGAATTGTGTTTTGCTGATGTTAATCTTGGAGCTAAAATTGATTTCAGCGCTTTCGCGGAAAAAGACTTATTGAAAATCCTTTTCGCAGAAAACATCGGAATCGTATTCCAAGCTAAATCTGATGCAGCTGTTGAAACTAAATTAAAAGCTAATAATGTTGAATTCTTCAAAATTGGTTCTGTAACTTCTACAGCTACTTTAGAAGTCGGAAATTGGAATTTAGATATTCCGACATACAGAGACGTTTGGTTCGAAACTTCTTATTTATTAGATCAAAAACAATCTAAAAACGGAAGAGCTCAGGCACGTTTTGAAAACTATAAAAATCAGGTTTTAAATTATACTTTCCCAACACATTTTACAGGAAAAAAACCAGAAATCGACAATTCTAAACCAAGACCAAAAGCGGCTATTATTCGTGAAAAAGGAAGTAATTCTGAGCGTGAAATGGCAAATGCAATGTACTTGGCTGGATTTGACGTAAAAGACGTTCACATGACGGATTTAATTTCTGGTCGCGAAACGCTTGAAGATATTCAGTTTATTGGAGCGGTTGGAGGATTCTCTAACTCTGACGTTTTAGGTTCTGCTAAAGGTTGGGCTGGAGCTTTCTTATACAACGAAAAAGCAAAAACAGCTTTAGATAATTTCTTCAAAAGAAAAGATACGTTATCTGTCGGAATTTGTAACGGTTGCCAATTGTTTATGGAATTGGAAGTGATTAATCCAGAGCACGAAGTTCACGGAAAAATGCACCATAACGAAAGCCAGAAACACGAAAGTATCTTTACTTCTGTAACGGTTCAGAAAAACAATTCTGTGATGTTATCGACGTTGGCAGGAAGCACTTTAGGAGTTTGGGTTTCTCACGGAGAAGGTAAATTCAAATTGCCTTACGCAGAAGATCAATACAACATTGTGTCTAAATATGCTTACGAAGGTTATCCTGCAAACCCTAACGGTTCTGATTACAACACAGCAATGATGTGTGACAAAACTGGAAGACACTTGGTAATGATGCCTCATATTGAGCGTTCGACTTTCCAATGGAACTGGGCGCATTATCCAAAAGACAGAAATGACGAGGTTACGCCTTGGCACGAAGCTTTTGTTAATGCCAGAAAATGGATTGAGAAAAACTAA
- a CDS encoding HypC/HybG/HupF family hydrogenase formation chaperone: MCLAVPGRLEKVTLELDETFRIGEVSFEGIIKEVNLALVPEAKIGDYLLVHVGAAIGIIDEAEAKRTMEILKEMGEEI; the protein is encoded by the coding sequence ATGTGCTTAGCAGTTCCTGGACGACTTGAAAAAGTCACATTAGAACTTGATGAAACCTTTAGAATAGGAGAGGTCTCATTTGAAGGGATTATTAAAGAAGTCAATCTGGCTCTTGTTCCAGAGGCTAAAATTGGCGATTATCTTTTGGTTCACGTTGGTGCAGCCATTGGTATTATTGATGAAGCCGAAGCCAAAAGAACAATGGAGATTCTAAAAGAAATGGGCGAAGAGATTTAA
- a CDS encoding hydrogenase small subunit, translating to MEEKNNENETYFNSIERQGYSRRDFLKFVAYIGAYMGVQSSAIGQIAKALETTPRLPVIWEHFQECTCCSESFIRSDHPIVADIILDKISLDYTLTLMAASGHQAEAAKKATMDKYKGEYILCVEGSIPMGADGNYCCIGGRSALDILKESAAGAKAIIAWGSCATSGCVQAAKPNPTGAVPINKIITDKPIINVPGCPPIGEVMAGIIVHVVAFGKLPELDSSGRPKAFYSKRVHDSCYRRPYFDAGLFAENFDDENAKKGYCLYKVGCKGPSTYNACGNMKWNGGVSYPIQSGHGCIGCSANDFWDAGSFYSRDSSINLGNIEANADTLGKVALGGVAVGIGAHAILSNVSKRKELNQRISQGTENEKHLEDL from the coding sequence ATGGAGGAAAAAAATAATGAAAACGAAACCTATTTCAATAGTATTGAAAGACAAGGTTACAGCAGGAGAGATTTTTTAAAATTTGTTGCTTACATTGGAGCCTATATGGGCGTTCAAAGTTCTGCCATTGGTCAAATTGCCAAAGCTTTGGAAACTACTCCTCGACTGCCCGTTATTTGGGAGCATTTTCAGGAATGCACTTGCTGTAGTGAATCTTTTATTCGCTCTGATCATCCAATTGTTGCTGATATTATTCTGGATAAAATTTCTTTAGATTATACCTTAACCTTAATGGCAGCATCTGGGCATCAGGCTGAAGCTGCTAAAAAAGCCACAATGGACAAATATAAAGGTGAATATATTCTTTGTGTGGAAGGTTCAATCCCTATGGGAGCCGATGGAAACTACTGCTGTATTGGAGGACGAAGCGCTTTAGATATTCTTAAAGAATCTGCAGCTGGAGCAAAAGCTATAATAGCATGGGGAAGCTGTGCTACCTCAGGTTGTGTTCAAGCCGCAAAACCTAATCCAACTGGAGCTGTGCCTATAAACAAAATTATTACCGACAAACCTATAATAAATGTCCCGGGCTGTCCGCCAATTGGTGAAGTTATGGCCGGAATTATTGTGCATGTTGTAGCATTTGGAAAACTACCTGAATTAGACAGTTCTGGTCGTCCAAAAGCTTTTTATTCTAAAAGAGTCCACGACAGCTGTTACCGAAGACCCTATTTTGATGCCGGATTATTTGCAGAAAACTTTGATGACGAAAATGCGAAAAAAGGCTATTGCTTGTATAAAGTAGGATGCAAAGGGCCTAGCACTTACAATGCTTGCGGAAACATGAAATGGAATGGTGGCGTTAGTTACCCAATTCAATCTGGTCACGGCTGTATTGGCTGTAGTGCCAATGATTTCTGGGATGCAGGAAGTTTCTATTCTAGAGATTCTTCAATAAATCTTGGAAATATTGAGGCAAATGCCGATACACTTGGTAAAGTTGCACTTGGCGGAGTTGCTGTGGGTATTGGAGCTCACGCTATTCTTTCGAATGTATCAAAAAGAAAAGAACTGAATCAAAGAATCAGTCAAGGAACTGAAAACGAAAAACACTTAGAGGATTTATAA
- a CDS encoding nickel-dependent hydrogenase large subunit encodes MAERIVVDPITRIEGHLRAEVEISDGTIKEAFLSSTMVRGLENIVKDRNPKDVWAFVQRTCGVCTATHATASVRSVEDALGIVVPPNAEIVRNIMLGALYMHDHVVHFYHLHAFDWVDVLSGLNADPVKTSQLAQSISNWPKSSPGYFSDLQKRLKKFVASGQLGIFANGYWGHPQMKLPPEANLMATAHYLEALEWQKEIVKVHAIFGGKNPHPNFLVGGMACSINLDDASGLNAERLAFVRQLLEEGKRFVEQVYLPDVLTIASYYKDWGAIGGFHNFMTFGDFPTQGHNNTNINTFKFPSGVILNKDLSKVHDLDLRDLKTVEEYVNNSWYDYEGDGNSGRQPWSGETKINYTGPKPPYTHLNVDEKYSFIKTPRWKGHAMEVGPLARMLVGYASGREEFKESVDRALSQLQVPAGALFSTLGRTAARALESQLVATWNLEFFDSLIENIKKGDTKMANTEKWETLTWPKESQGVGLVEAPRGALSHWIVIKDAKVANYQQVVPSTWNASPKDPKGQRSPYESSLLNTPIANPDLPLEIIRTIHSFDPCIACAVHLYDENGAIIKEVNDITICGS; translated from the coding sequence ATGGCAGAGAGAATAGTTGTAGACCCAATTACACGAATAGAAGGACACTTAAGAGCCGAAGTAGAAATTTCAGATGGCACTATCAAAGAAGCGTTCTTATCCTCAACAATGGTTAGGGGACTGGAAAATATTGTTAAAGACAGAAACCCGAAAGATGTTTGGGCATTTGTACAAAGAACCTGCGGCGTCTGTACCGCAACTCATGCAACCGCATCTGTACGTTCTGTTGAAGATGCATTAGGAATTGTGGTTCCGCCCAATGCCGAAATTGTGAGAAACATTATGCTTGGAGCTTTATATATGCACGATCATGTCGTTCACTTTTATCATCTCCATGCTTTTGATTGGGTTGATGTTTTAAGTGGCTTAAATGCTGATCCTGTAAAAACATCACAATTGGCACAATCTATTTCAAATTGGCCTAAAAGTTCGCCAGGTTATTTTTCTGATCTTCAAAAAAGATTGAAAAAATTTGTTGCCAGCGGTCAATTAGGAATTTTTGCTAATGGATATTGGGGACATCCACAAATGAAACTACCGCCAGAGGCCAATTTGATGGCAACGGCACATTACCTTGAAGCTTTAGAATGGCAAAAAGAAATTGTAAAAGTACACGCCATTTTTGGGGGTAAAAATCCGCATCCTAACTTTTTAGTTGGAGGAATGGCCTGTTCTATTAATCTTGATGACGCAAGCGGACTAAATGCTGAAAGATTGGCTTTTGTGAGACAGTTATTAGAAGAGGGAAAACGTTTTGTAGAGCAAGTATATCTTCCAGATGTTCTTACTATAGCGAGTTATTATAAAGACTGGGGAGCCATTGGCGGTTTTCATAATTTTATGACTTTTGGTGACTTTCCAACTCAAGGACATAACAATACAAATATCAATACTTTCAAATTTCCGTCAGGGGTTATTTTGAATAAAGATCTAAGTAAAGTCCATGATTTAGATTTAAGAGACTTAAAAACAGTCGAAGAATACGTAAACAATTCCTGGTATGATTACGAAGGAGACGGAAATTCGGGAAGGCAGCCTTGGTCTGGAGAGACTAAAATAAACTACACAGGCCCAAAACCTCCTTATACCCATTTAAACGTCGATGAAAAATACAGTTTCATCAAAACACCAAGATGGAAAGGTCATGCTATGGAAGTTGGTCCGTTGGCAAGAATGCTGGTTGGATATGCATCTGGAAGAGAAGAATTTAAAGAAAGTGTGGATCGTGCTTTATCACAACTGCAAGTTCCTGCTGGAGCTTTATTCTCAACATTAGGGCGTACTGCTGCAAGAGCTTTAGAATCACAATTGGTAGCCACTTGGAATTTAGAATTCTTTGATAGTTTAATTGAAAACATCAAAAAAGGCGATACTAAAATGGCCAATACAGAAAAATGGGAAACCTTAACTTGGCCAAAAGAATCACAAGGAGTTGGTCTTGTAGAAGCACCAAGAGGGGCATTAAGCCACTGGATTGTAATTAAAGATGCTAAAGTTGCCAACTATCAGCAAGTAGTTCCTTCAACTTGGAATGCATCACCAAAAGATCCTAAAGGACAACGTTCTCCTTATGAAAGCAGTTTATTGAATACCCCTATCGCAAATCCTGATCTGCCTCTAGAAATTATTAGAACCATACACTCTTTTGATCCTTGTATTGCATGCGCAGTTCACTTATACGATGAAAACGGTGCTATCATAAAAGAGGTAAACGATATAACAATTTGCGGTTCTTAA
- a CDS encoding endonuclease, producing MKKNYFLLLLMFTAIGFAQIPSGYYSTATGTGYTLKTQLYNIIKGHTDNGYAGLYTTYQTSDVDNFYENDGTVLDMYSENPSGTDPYTYTTGTTQRCGSYSVEGDCYNREHIIPQSVFNEQSPMVSDAHFITPTDGKVNGIRSNYPHGNVSSATYTSQNGSKLGSSAVSGYSGTVFEPINDFKGDIARMYFYFATRYENTVAGYSYAMFNGSSNQVFTTAFLNMLLAWHAQDPVSAREIARNNAIYSRQNNRNPFIDHPEYVNQIWGGTPSGDTQAPTAPTSLASTSKTATSITLSWTASTDNVAVTGYDVYANSVLKTTVSSTNTTITGLTASTAYSIYVKAKDAAGNASASSNTISVTTDSSGTGTATDLLFSEYIEGSGNNKALEIANNTGASVNLSAYTIKKQTNGAGSWSTGLALSGTLTTGSKFVIVNSSMSSSCFSTSAANISTTATELTFNGNDAVGLFKNGVLIDIIGTFNGGTANFAIDVTLRRKSTVTSPSTTFNLSAQWDSYSQDTCNNLASKMVQTPEIEEEVIAGEIAIYPNPSNGNFNIQPGIVNSPYSIEIFSFSGQKVFEQQNTTSPEVSVHNLPTGIYIIKIIKGEKTAFKKVIIN from the coding sequence ATGAAAAAAAACTACTTTTTACTGTTATTGATGTTTACTGCAATTGGTTTTGCCCAAATTCCGTCTGGATATTACAGCACTGCAACAGGAACGGGCTATACTTTAAAAACACAATTGTATAACATTATTAAAGGTCATACGGATAATGGATATGCAGGTTTGTACACTACTTATCAAACCTCTGACGTTGACAATTTTTACGAAAATGACGGAACTGTTTTAGACATGTATTCTGAAAATCCATCAGGAACAGATCCGTACACTTATACAACTGGAACTACTCAAAGATGTGGTAGCTATTCTGTTGAAGGCGATTGCTACAATAGAGAACACATTATTCCGCAATCTGTTTTTAATGAACAGTCACCAATGGTTTCCGATGCCCATTTTATAACTCCAACCGATGGAAAAGTAAACGGAATACGTTCCAACTATCCTCACGGAAATGTAAGCTCCGCAACCTACACTTCTCAAAACGGAAGCAAATTAGGATCAAGTGCTGTTTCTGGATATTCGGGAACGGTTTTCGAACCAATAAATGATTTTAAAGGCGATATCGCGAGAATGTATTTCTATTTTGCAACACGATACGAAAACACTGTTGCAGGTTATTCTTATGCTATGTTTAATGGTTCGAGCAACCAAGTTTTTACAACAGCTTTCTTGAATATGCTTTTGGCTTGGCATGCACAAGACCCCGTTAGCGCAAGAGAAATCGCTAGAAACAATGCAATCTATTCACGCCAAAATAATCGTAATCCGTTTATTGATCATCCAGAATATGTAAATCAAATTTGGGGCGGAACTCCTTCTGGCGATACTCAAGCGCCAACCGCACCAACAAGTTTGGCTTCAACATCAAAAACGGCAACCTCAATTACACTTTCATGGACAGCTTCAACAGATAATGTAGCCGTTACAGGTTATGATGTTTATGCTAATAGTGTTTTAAAAACAACTGTTTCCAGCACAAATACAACAATTACAGGTTTAACCGCTTCAACAGCTTATTCTATTTATGTAAAAGCAAAAGATGCTGCAGGAAATGCTTCTGCATCAAGCAATACAATAAGCGTTACAACAGACAGCAGTGGAACAGGAACCGCAACCGATCTTCTTTTCTCTGAATATATTGAAGGTTCTGGAAACAACAAAGCTTTAGAAATTGCAAACAATACTGGAGCTTCTGTTAATCTGTCTGCGTATACAATCAAAAAACAAACAAACGGTGCTGGTTCTTGGAGCACTGGATTGGCTCTAAGCGGAACTTTAACAACTGGAAGCAAATTTGTAATTGTAAACAGTTCTATGTCATCAAGCTGTTTCTCTACAAGCGCGGCCAATATTTCGACCACAGCAACCGAACTGACTTTTAACGGAAATGATGCTGTAGGTTTATTTAAAAACGGTGTTTTAATTGATATCATTGGAACTTTTAATGGTGGAACAGCCAATTTTGCCATCGATGTTACTTTAAGAAGAAAATCGACTGTGACTTCTCCGAGCACAACATTCAATTTAAGCGCACAATGGGATTCGTATTCTCAGGATACTTGCAACAACTTAGCTAGCAAAATGGTTCAGACTCCTGAAATCGAAGAAGAAGTCATTGCAGGCGAAATTGCAATTTACCCAAATCCGTCTAATGGAAATTTCAATATTCAGCCAGGTATTGTAAATAGCCCTTATTCTATTGAAATTTTCTCATTCTCTGGTCAGAAAGTTTTCGAACAACAAAACACAACTTCTCCAGAAGTTTCTGTACATAATCTTCCAACGGGAATCTATATTATTAAAATTATAAAAGGAGAAAAAACAGCTTTTAAAAAGGTTATTATTAATTAA
- the hypE gene encoding hydrogenase expression/formation protein HypE, with protein sequence MEKKSEVIHLHHGSGGEHMTKLLNEVIFKILKNDILEVRHDGAFLNLSGNLAFSTDSYVISPVFFKGGNIGELAVNGTVNDLSMCGAVPKYLSLALIIEEGFSLDEFTEIIKSVKQAADNANVQIVTGDTKVVERGKGDKIYINTSGIGIIHEKTDIKTRNIKENDVLIINGAIASHGMAIMSEREGLEFDSDILSDTTNLNHTVIELIEQFGDKIHFLRDATRGGLASVLHEISTEINLGISLLEENIKVENQVKSACELLGLDPLYVANEGIFVCVAAPEIKDEVLRILQKINPNASEIGFITAEHPSKIIIESAFGGKRVVNPLVGEQLPRIC encoded by the coding sequence ATGGAAAAAAAATCTGAAGTGATTCACCTCCACCACGGAAGCGGAGGTGAACATATGACTAAATTACTAAATGAGGTAATATTTAAGATCTTAAAAAATGATATTTTGGAAGTACGCCATGATGGCGCATTTTTAAATTTAAGTGGAAATCTGGCTTTTTCAACTGATAGTTATGTTATTTCTCCAGTATTTTTTAAAGGAGGAAATATTGGCGAGCTTGCCGTAAATGGTACAGTGAACGATCTTTCGATGTGCGGTGCGGTTCCAAAATATCTTTCGTTGGCTTTAATTATTGAAGAAGGTTTTTCTTTGGATGAATTTACCGAAATAATTAAATCTGTTAAACAAGCGGCTGATAACGCGAATGTTCAAATTGTCACTGGAGACACAAAAGTTGTAGAGAGAGGAAAAGGAGATAAAATTTATATCAATACTTCCGGAATTGGAATCATTCATGAAAAGACAGATATCAAAACTCGAAATATTAAAGAGAATGATGTTTTAATCATAAACGGAGCAATAGCTTCGCACGGAATGGCGATTATGTCTGAGCGTGAAGGATTGGAATTTGATAGTGATATTTTGAGTGATACCACTAATTTAAACCATACAGTTATAGAATTAATAGAGCAGTTTGGAGACAAAATTCATTTTTTAAGAGATGCAACCCGTGGCGGATTAGCTTCGGTTCTACATGAAATATCGACAGAAATTAATTTGGGGATTTCACTTTTAGAAGAAAACATAAAGGTAGAAAATCAGGTAAAAAGTGCTTGTGAGTTGTTAGGATTAGATCCGCTTTATGTGGCAAACGAAGGGATTTTTGTTTGTGTCGCTGCACCCGAAATTAAAGATGAGGTATTGAGAATTTTGCAAAAAATAAATCCAAATGCATCAGAAATTGGTTTTATCACTGCTGAGCATCCTTCAAAAATAATTATTGAAAGCGCTTTTGGAGGCAAAAGAGTGGTAAATCCTTTAGTGGGAGAACAGCTGCCACGAATCTGCTAG
- a CDS encoding hydrogenase maturation nickel metallochaperone HypA/HybF: MHELSVVTSIVKIADQEVKKIGGGKALEIYLEIGKLSGVEMSSFHFIWPQCIVGTVLNEATLFVDEPEGKAKCAECETEFHIDKSFDSCPNCNSPFKEIITGKELKIKKIIIK; encoded by the coding sequence ATGCATGAACTCTCTGTTGTTACTTCAATTGTAAAAATTGCCGATCAGGAAGTGAAAAAAATTGGAGGAGGAAAAGCTCTTGAAATCTATTTGGAAATAGGAAAATTATCAGGTGTCGAAATGAGTTCTTTTCATTTTATATGGCCGCAATGTATTGTTGGGACTGTTTTAAATGAGGCAACATTGTTTGTTGATGAGCCTGAAGGAAAAGCAAAATGCGCCGAATGTGAAACGGAGTTTCATATTGATAAAAGCTTTGACAGCTGCCCAAATTGCAATAGCCCTTTTAAAGAAATCATCACGGGCAAAGAATTGAAAATCAAAAAAATAATCATTAAATAG
- the hypB gene encoding hydrogenase nickel incorporation protein HypB, with amino-acid sequence MCTTCGCSSDENEIRFTKIGEKYSHSHYGHHHHHHHHDHEDHHHDHHHDHDHEHDDHDHHHHNDHSHSHSHEINIVQLEKDILYKNQLTAERNRGFFEALNIFSINLVSSPGSGKTSLLERTIADLKDKMAFSVIEGDQQTTNDADRIHKLNVPVIQINTGKGCHLDSEMIARAVKELKPVSDSILMIENVGNLVCPAMFDLGELKRVVIISVTEGEDKPLKYPDMFLGSQICLINKIDLLPYLKFDLEKLKEYAKKVNPHLTFFEVSAASGEGLSAWYEFLTQSIKK; translated from the coding sequence ATGTGTACCACTTGCGGATGCAGTTCTGATGAAAACGAAATAAGATTTACTAAAATAGGAGAGAAATATTCTCATTCTCATTATGGACATCACCACCATCATCACCATCATGATCATGAAGATCATCACCATGACCATCACCATGATCATGATCATGAGCATGATGACCACGATCACCATCATCATAACGATCATTCTCACAGCCATTCTCATGAAATAAATATTGTACAGCTTGAAAAGGATATATTGTACAAAAATCAGCTGACAGCGGAGAGAAACAGAGGTTTTTTTGAAGCTCTGAATATTTTTTCTATCAATTTAGTGAGTTCGCCGGGTTCTGGTAAAACTTCTCTATTGGAAAGAACAATTGCTGATTTGAAAGACAAAATGGCTTTTTCAGTAATTGAAGGAGATCAGCAGACGACCAATGATGCCGATAGAATTCATAAATTAAATGTACCAGTAATTCAAATCAATACAGGGAAAGGTTGTCATTTGGATAGTGAAATGATTGCAAGAGCAGTAAAAGAGCTCAAACCCGTTTCCGATTCTATTTTAATGATAGAAAATGTTGGCAATCTAGTTTGTCCAGCGATGTTTGATTTAGGAGAACTAAAACGAGTTGTAATTATATCAGTTACGGAGGGTGAAGATAAACCACTTAAATATCCGGATATGTTTTTGGGATCGCAAATTTGCCTGATCAACAAAATTGATTTATTGCCTTATTTGAAATTTGATTTGGAAAAACTAAAAGAATACGCAAAAAAAGTGAATCCGCATTTGACTTTCTTTGAGGTTTCTGCAGCATCAGGCGAAGGCTTATCTGCCTGGTACGAATTTTTAACGCAATCTATAAAAAAATAA